Proteins encoded within one genomic window of Streptomyces sp. NBC_01314:
- a CDS encoding SWIM zinc finger family protein produces the protein MTQQGVRWTAEQVLALAPDAASRKAGSKLAAAGPWSGAGSSDEGTVWGLCKGSGSKPYQTIIDVADSTGPAYKCGCPSRKFPCKHALGLLLLWAGDDAAVPTGQAPDWAQQWLSGRRTRAAERTTRTDAASGATSADPEAARRRAERRADRITAGAAELEQRLTDLFRGGLAAAEQAGYGLWEETAARMVDAQAPGLAARVRELGAIPGSGPGWPVRLLEECALLHLLDQGWLRRDHLPDGLAATVRSRIGLPGSPDSPPVRDRWLTLAQYDTSDAHLTTRRIWLHGTESGRTALLLSYGAAGRAPELSLPVGLAFEAKVSAHPGAGQLRAALGERFTAPEPTAVRPPGITPSEAAARYGAALQDDPWLDSVPVTLTRVVPCPDGDSWQLADADGDLALPLTPSARSRPGLWRLMALSGGTPVTVFGECGHRGFTPLTAWADEPQGVRGPAGQAVTLW, from the coding sequence ATGACTCAGCAGGGGGTGCGCTGGACGGCTGAGCAGGTGCTGGCATTGGCACCTGACGCAGCGTCGCGCAAAGCCGGAAGCAAACTCGCCGCGGCCGGGCCGTGGTCGGGTGCTGGCAGTTCGGACGAGGGGACGGTGTGGGGACTGTGCAAAGGAAGTGGCAGCAAGCCGTATCAGACGATCATCGACGTGGCGGACTCCACCGGGCCCGCGTACAAGTGCGGTTGTCCGAGCAGGAAGTTCCCGTGCAAGCACGCGCTGGGGCTGCTCCTGCTCTGGGCGGGCGACGACGCCGCGGTGCCGACCGGACAGGCTCCGGACTGGGCGCAGCAGTGGCTGTCAGGCCGCCGCACGCGCGCAGCGGAGAGGACGACGAGGACGGACGCGGCATCTGGGGCCACGTCCGCTGACCCCGAGGCGGCGCGTCGCCGGGCGGAGCGGCGCGCCGACCGGATCACCGCGGGCGCGGCAGAGCTCGAACAGCGCCTGACCGACCTGTTCCGCGGCGGCCTGGCCGCCGCGGAACAGGCGGGGTACGGGCTGTGGGAGGAGACGGCGGCCCGCATGGTCGACGCCCAGGCCCCCGGACTGGCGGCGCGGGTAAGGGAATTGGGCGCGATACCGGGCTCGGGCCCCGGCTGGCCGGTCCGCCTCCTGGAGGAGTGCGCGCTTCTCCATCTCCTCGACCAGGGCTGGCTGCGCCGCGATCACCTCCCGGACGGCCTCGCGGCCACGGTTCGTTCCCGGATCGGCCTGCCCGGCTCCCCGGACAGCCCACCGGTCCGCGACCGCTGGCTCACCCTCGCCCAGTACGACACGTCCGACGCCCATCTCACCACCCGCCGCATCTGGCTGCACGGCACCGAGTCGGGCCGTACGGCGCTGCTCCTCTCCTACGGGGCCGCAGGCCGCGCGCCCGAGCTGTCGCTGCCGGTCGGGCTGGCTTTCGAAGCCAAGGTGTCGGCCCACCCGGGCGCGGGTCAGCTACGCGCGGCTCTGGGCGAGCGCTTCACCGCGCCCGAGCCCACCGCCGTACGACCGCCGGGGATCACTCCGTCCGAAGCGGCGGCCCGTTACGGCGCGGCCCTCCAGGACGACCCCTGGCTGGACTCCGTCCCGGTCACCCTCACCCGTGTCGTCCCCTGCCCGGACGGCGACTCCTGGCAACTGGCCGACGCCGACGGCGACCTCGCGCTCCCCCTCACCCCGTCCGCGCGCTCCCGCCCCGGCCTGTGGCGTCTCATGGCCCTCTCCGGCGGCACACCCGTCACGGTCTTCGGCGAGTGCGGCCACCGGGGCTTCACACCGCTGACGGCGTGGGCTGATGAGCCACAGGGTGTGCGGGGACCGGCCGGGCAGGCGGTGACGCTGTGGTGA